The Kribbella sp. HUAS MG21 genome includes the window GATGGAGAAGAGCCGGCTCGGACGGACGCCGGAGCAGCAGCGGGCCGAGTTCGACGAGCGGTTCGCGAACCTGCCGCTGGGCGACGACGTGACGCTCGCGGAGCGCACGCTGGGCGGCGTCCCGGCGCTCGACGTACAGGTGAAGGGCGCGGACAAGGCGGGCGTGATCCTCTACCTGCACGGCGGCGCCTACGTGATCGGCTCGGCGCGGACGGGCGCGAACCTCGCGGCGCCGCTGTCCCGGCGCAGCGGCGTACCGGCGGTGTCGCTCGACTATCGGCTGGCGCCGGAGCACCCGTTCCCCGCGGGGGTGCACGACGGGTTGGCGGCGTACCGGGAGCTGGTCGAGGGCGGCCAGAAGGTCGTGATCGCAGGCGATTCGGCCGGTGGCGGGCTCGCGCTGGCGGTCCTGCTCGCGGCGCGCGCCGAAGGGCTGCCGCAGCCCGCGGGAGCGGTGCTGTTCTCGCCGTGGACGGACCTGACGCTGTCCGGGCCGAGCATGGACACGCGCGGCGACTTCGACCCGCTGTTCAGCCGGGCGAACATGGCCGAGTCCGCGGCGCACTACCTGGGCGGG containing:
- a CDS encoding alpha/beta hydrolase, translating into MGVEERVAARGMMEKSRLGRTPEQQRAEFDERFANLPLGDDVTLAERTLGGVPALDVQVKGADKAGVILYLHGGAYVIGSARTGANLAAPLSRRSGVPAVSLDYRLAPEHPFPAGVHDGLAAYRELVEGGQKVVIAGDSAGGGLALAVLLAARAEGLPQPAGAVLFSPWTDLTLSGPSMDTRGDFDPLFSRANMAESAAHYLGGTDPHNELASPLLADLKGLPPLLVQVGTAEVLLDDSLRLVARAAEQEVDVSLDVVAGAPHVYQLFAGLLPEADEALDHAATFIANRLAGFVGPVA